The sequence GGGAGACCCAGAGCGGATCCTTTTCGTCCCTTCTTTGGATGGGTCCGCAACTGATCATGTCAAAACCGCACGGAGAGAGGATGTAGGGCTTTCCCTGACGGCAGCCCGCATCTAAGCGATCCGGTCCCGCCGCCCTGTTTCCGCCCAGCAGATATTCGCTGAATCCGCCCGGCACCAAATCGATAAAGGCCTCGAAAAGCCCCTGCCCGACCAGGTCGCCTGCCGCCTTTTCTCCCATCCCGGTTGCGTGGAAGGAGATTATATCGAAATGATCCTCGAGTAATTCACGTACATAGTGGGCGCCCTTGTCGGCAAAGCCAAATTCGGTGATGGCAATCGCCGGTCTTCCTTCCTTCAGACGAGGCTCATACGATTCCACCATGCCGCAGATCGCGCCGGCGCCGTTGATCATCAGGTTTCGCACCAGCGGGTTGAGGCCGACCGTATCAACCACGCTGTGCATGACAGTAATGTCCCGGACGCCGAAAAATTCGGCAAGTTTTTTGGCATAGGCAGGCATGGCCGCCACACTGGAGATCATCAGTTTGGGCAATCCAAATGGCAGCATTTTCATCGCCGAAAGACTAATAAATGTACCCGTCATGCCGCCCACGGCAATAACGCCTTGGAGATCGCCCGCCGCCAGCATCCCCATGAGTTTTTTCCCCAGCGCCGCGGCAACAGTGGAAGTGGCTTTATCCCGCTCCTTGGCCAGCATGCCGGCAATTGCCTCAACCGTTGTTCCACCGAGCCGGGCCAGCTCTTCATTGGCGACATCGGCTTTCAGGGCGGACTTGATGGCCCCGGTGCCGATGCTGATATCGATCAGCGCAATTTTGTGGCCCCTTTTTTCAATGGTTTTCTTGATCAGGGCCAGGCCCGCTTCCCTTTCATCCAGCATGCCGATTACTGCAATAGTCATCTTCCGCCTCCGCTGCAAGTCGTCCGGCCGGGATGGAAAGTGAGGCCGGATGCCAAAAATCAGGCCCCTCGCCGGGGGATATTAGTTCTTCCGAAGGGAGGGGGCATGCGTTTAACTTAACACCATGAACTACGCCAAACCCAACTCCGACCATCGCTCCTTTACCTTTTTGAGGACGTCGGGATCAAGCTCGACCGGGATCGGCTTTTCCTTCCATTCATACGGGATCGTCGCGTCAATGAGCAAGCGCCCCGTGATCCACCGGGCGTCAATCGGCAGCGAGGGGTCAAGCGGCGTCGAGCGGCCGCGCTTGATAACCTGCGAGCGGTTGGGCTGGAAGCGGAAAGCCAATGCATAAAGGACCCTGGGGATGTCCCAGGGATCGATATCGTCATCGACCACAATGACGGTTTTAAGACCATAGGCGCCCATTTCCGTAGAGATGGCCGCCGTGGCAACCTGATCGGCATGTCCGGGGTACATCTGCTTGACGGAGATTATAGCTATGAACCTCCCCGCGGCTTCCGGAGGGCAGTAAACGGCCTTGAGACCGGGAATCCTCATGGCTACGAGCTGCTGCCACAGAGTGGCCCCGTATGTCAAGGACAGGGTCATGTGGGTATCGGTTACAGCCTTGCCGACGGTAGTTCCCCAGAAAATGGGATTGTTCCGGTGGGTAATGCAGTTGACCTTGATAAAATTACGGGGGTCTGTTCCCACCCCGGAATAATAGCCGGTATATTCGCCGAAAGGCCCTTCTTCCATAAACGCCTCGGGATCCACCTCGCCCTCGACAACGATTTCCGCATGCGCGGGGATAGGCAAATCAACCGTTTCGCCCTTGATAACCTCCACCGGCTCCTCGCGCAAGGCGCCGGCCAAATCATATTCGGAATCGAATGCCGACAAACGGGCCCCGCCCATCAGAAAGAGCAGCGGATCGCTCCCAATGATCGAGGCAACCGGCATGGATTGTTTTCTCGCCGCATACTTTTTCAGCATGATGTCCGCATGCTTGCCTTTGATAAACTGGACGCCCAGGTGATTCTTGTTGAGAAGCTGCGCCCGGTATGTCCCGAGGTTGACCCACCCCGTATCCGGGTCTTTAGAAACAATATAGTGGGCTGTGCCGTAATAGCGGCCGCCATCCAGCGGATAAAACTTGGGAACCGGGAACTTGAACAGATCAATATCATCGCCCTTGAGGATATTCTCTTTACAGGGCGCCTTATCCACCCACCTGGGGGGGATCTTGATTCCCCCTTTTTCCACCCATTTCCGCATCAGATCGACCAAGGTCGAGCCGATAGGCATTCCCATGACCAGGGACAAGCGCTCGGTCGTGCCAAAGGCGCTCATCAGAACCGGGGTATTGTAACCTTTGACGTTTTCAAAAAGGAGCGCCGGGCCGCCCTGCTCTTCGTTGACCTTCGCGATCGTCGAAAGCTCCAGATTCCAATCAACCTCGGCTGTAATCCGCTTCAAGATTCCTTCTTTTTCGCATAACGCTATAAAATCTCTCATGTCTTTCATCGCAATCAATACCTCCTTTGAATGGGTTCAATCTGCCAATATGCGCACAAAACCTCTTGTCGCCGGGACCGACATCATTAATTCGGGTGCAAATAATCGTTACAGAAAAGCATACATTGGTGTTGATCTTTGCCGCTTATTCAGTTTTTTCCATGTGGCTGACAGATTACCGATTTAAAAAAAATTGTCAATTTCGATTTTTTTATGCTATCCATAAGCATAAATTATAAATAAGGAGCCAATTGCAAAACTATTTGTCATTCCCGAAAGCGGAGCTTAATGTACACAATGCTTCTATCGGGAATACGGTTTTTCAAGCAGTTAGAACCAGATTATGAACATTAAACTTCGTTTTCCCGCTTAAAATCATTGCGGGAATGACAGAATTGGGAGTTTTGCAATTGGCTCTAAGGACTGATCAATTATGCTTAATTTTAATCAGCTCCGGGTATTCTATCACGCTGCCAGAACTTTGAGTTTTACCCTCGCGGCCAAGGAACTTTTTATTACCCAGCCGGCCGTGACTGCCCAGGTAAAATCCCTTGAAGACTGTTGCGGCATAAAATTATTCAAGAGAAAAGGCCGGGGGCTGTGCCTGACCGATGAAGGAAAAACCCTTTATGTGTGCGCCCTCCGGGTTTTCGAGTATGAAAAGGAGATTGAAAATGTCATCCAGGACATGCGGCAATTAAAGAGGGGCGTCCTGAGGGTGGGGGCGTCAAAGGCATACACTCTATATGCCATGCCCTTTCTTATCCATGCCTTTCATCTGCAGCACCCCCTGATCAAGATCAATGTAAACGAAGGGAACTCAACCGATCTTATCCAGAGCCTGCACGACCTGCAGATCGAAGTTGGTTTGATTGCCACGCCTGAAAACAGAACTGATCTGACATTAATCCCCTTTGCCCGTGAAGAAATAATGCTCATCATGGCCCCCGACCACCATCTGGCGAAAAAAGAATGCATAACCCTGAACGACATCAGCCAGGAGCCAATAATCATGAAGCATGGCGGTTCCGGCACAAGGCGCGTGCTCGACAGGTTTTTCTCTGAACATCAATTCAGTCCCAATATTCTTATGGAGACAAGCAATGATGGGCTAATAATCGAGATGGTAAAAAGGGGCGAAGGGATTTCTTTTTTGGTAAAACCCTTGCTCGCCGCGGAACTTGAGAATGGCCAAATTGTTACAGCCCCGATAGGCGGTACCAAACTTTGGATGAATATCAGCATTGCCTATCTCCGAGACCAATCCCTTTCCAAGGCGGCTCAGGCGTTCATCGACATGCTGGTTGACATGACCCCCGCGAACACGGCATCCACTGATATCACCGATATTATGAGCAGACTCCGCGCGCAGCCAAGATATTATCCAACAACCAGGGATTAACTCACAGAAGCTCAGATGCGGACGGACTGCTGAACCATGCCGTGCATTACTTCCGCCGCCTGCCTGCCAAAGGAGGGATCGTTAATATGGCGGTCAGACTCAATCAAGCTGATATCGGAACGCAGCCCCTGCCTGATTGCGCCCACAAAGGATTGGCTGACCTCGGGATCCCATAAGGGGCAGGCTTCGCCGTCAGCTTCGGACCAGCCTCGACTGGGAATAAGCACCTTGACTAAAGACTTGCCGGCATTCAGTTTTTCGATCAGTTGGGCGGCTATCTGCCCGGTCTCCTGATAGTCCAAGCGAATTGCGGAACGAAAATCGTAAAAAAACAGCTTCCGCCCGGCAAATTCAGCGGGGATCGTCTCGCGGGTAAACTCGAAGACCGCGCAATCCAACCCCCCGGGAATCACCAGGCGCGGGATGCCTTTACCATTGTTTGACATCAGCCTGTTCGGTTTGATTCCCTTGCAGTATCCGCCCATCAGCTCGTCGGCCAGCTCGTGCGTGGCGAGATCCAGGATACCCGCAAAGCAGCCCTCGGCGGCCAGCTCTTCCATTGCCGTTCCACCTGTGCCATTGGCATGAAACGGGATAACCTCATATCCCTGCGACTCCAGATGACCCCGGATATTCTCGGCGGCACGCGTGACAAATCCAAAAAAAGACATGGCAATGCGAGGCTTTGCACAAGCGGGGCGCCACGTCCTTGCGGCCATCCCGCAGACGGCGCCGGCTGCCATATCCAGAATCATGCCCGAAATGCTGTTGACGCCCAAAATATCCACCACGCTGTGAATCATCGTGATGTCCTTGGTGCCGACAGTCTTCGCCATATCGCGGGATGCCACGGTAGAAACCATCACCTTGGGGACTCCTATGGGGAGCTGACGCATCAGGGCAGTGCTGATATACGTTCCGGTGCCTCCGCCGGCCGATATCAGTCCGCAAATGCGTCCCTGAGAGTGCAGCTTGCTGATTAGCGGCCCGGCATGGTCAATGACCAGTTCAATTGCCTCATCCCGGCTGATATTTTTTCGCGGATTCGGGGCGATAACGTCCGCGTACAGGTCATAGTCGGCCTTAAAGGACGACGGCCCCTTTGTCCCCAGGTGGACCATTGCTGTTTTAAAACCCCGCCCTTGAATGGCGTCCCTCAGAAACAGATGTTCTTCCGCCTTGGAATCAAATGTTCCGATGACGGCAATTACCCGCTCCTCTTCCATCGCCTCTCCTGATCAAATACCCTTGTTAAAGCTCTAAATGCCTACATTATTAACTTTAGTCGGGGTGACAGCCTTTTCCAGCAGCAACTCCAACCCGGTCTTTTTACCAAGCACGGAACCCCTCTTTTTCTTGCCCCACACGCTCTCCGGACGAGCCTGCACCAGAAAGATATTATCCGGGAAGGGAAGGCTTCTCGAGATAGACCACTCTGTATCCTGGGGGCAGCCGAAATGCGCTTCAACCCTTTTGGCTATCCTCGTAAGCTCGATAACTTCTCTATCTTCCAAACACTGAGCCTTCCTTTGCTCCAGAGGCAGCTCCGCATATTCCATTTCTCTGGTCTCCGGGTTATAGACAAATTCACTTCCCTTATCGGAAATTATCTTTTCTTCAATCTCCAAACTAACTTTATCAACCAGATACCTGTCAGGCGTTACATTCCCGGAAACCACAGCTTCGCCGAAACCGAAGCTCCCCTCTATCGCTACCTTCAATACATCGCCATTAACAGGGTTGATCGTAAACATAACCCCTGCCGCCTTTGCATCAACCATTGTCAATACCGCCACTCCTATCGGGTCATAATGCAACGGCAAATTGAGCCTTGCCCTTGCTATTATGGAGCGTGCATTGAACGTGCTCGACCAGACGCGCACCACATTGGCAACAACATCATCTGCCCCGCTTACATTCAAATATGTCTCATACTGACCGGGATGGCTTGCCGGCCCTGCAGAACGGGTAGCTACATATATATTTTCACATCCCGCAATTTTGCACAATTCCCCGTAGTAGCTTTTTACGGTCTCCTCCATATCAGGAGGCATTTTTATCCCTTCCACAATTTCCCTTATATCCTGGGCCGCCTTTTCGTATTTCAGGGTCTCGGCCAAATCGTTGGGATCGGCCTTAAAGTCCTCTAAATACTTCAATACAAGTTTTGAGGCGTCCGTCTCTTTCATAAACCTGCTGTACGCGTCCACGCTCAGAGCATAGCCAGGAGGGACGTTAAACCCCGCCCTCGTCAACTCTCCCAGGTTGGCGCATTTTTTACCAATAATATCGTTGTGGTCCTGGCAAACATCTTTTAGCCAGTAACTCCATTTTTCCGCCATCTTAATTCCCCCTTTATTTTGTTGAGTACAGTAGGGAAGTGCGGCCGCACGGCGACCGCACTTCCGGGTTGTTTTGATTTCAGGGCGCAAGCCCCTTTAATTATCCGCAAGCCCTTTTCACGATTGTGACAATCCCATTGCCGCCATCAACCCTTAGTATGTCGCCTGTCTTGATTATCGAGGTTGCAACTCCAGTGCCCGTGACAGAGGGCAAGCCATACTCGCGCGAGACTATGGAAGCGTGACAGGTAAGTCCGCCAATGTCGGTCACGGCAGCCTTTATCTTTGTAAAGACCGGCGCCCATGATGGATTGGTGGATGGACAAACCAGAATCTCGCCGGGTTTGAGTTCGACAATATTTTGAGAAAGTTTGATTACCCGGGCCGGTCCTTCAACAACCCCTGACGATGATGCAAATCCTTTTATTTCGTTTGCCGATAAATCAGCGCCTTTGAGCCACTCTTCCACCTTGTCGCTGGTTATGCCCCAAAGCATTACGGTAAATGGCTCCGACACCTCTTCCGGCGGCACTCCCAGTCCGGGAACAGGCGCCCATTCTCTTGCAGCGGCAAGTATCTTTTCTCTCTTTTCTGCCTTCTCCATCCAGTATTTGCTTCTCGTAGGGGCGCCCACGCCCAATGCCCAGGCGGTCACCATATCCTCCAGCAGCATTGGCACTTCAAATCTATTGAAGAGAAAGATATCGTCCGTCTTCTTCAATACATTATACTTTACCAGCAGATTTCCAAACTTCCTTACCTTATCGAACCATATCGTATGGAACCAGTTCTCTACCCAGAAGATGTGGTTTTCGGTGAACTGATATATTGTTCTGACCGCATTATAGGCATCTTCAAAGGACTTCCTGTCATCCTCAGCCATTATGAGCTTTTTGTACTCTTCAACAAGGCCTTCCCTCTCTTTTTCGATGGCCTTAAGCGACCGCTCGATCTTTTCCCCTTTCTCAAGCCTTTCAACGTAGCTCTGCATATAGCTGAACGGCACATCCGGCTTGTTTACCCAACTGCCTTCATAGTGAAACCAGCCGCTTGCACAGGATACAAAGAACCATGGATCCTTTATCTTCTCAAGCTCCTCCAGCCAGGCCCGGCCCTCCTGCGTGCCCTGCAATTCTTTCATCTTCTCGTCAGCCGATATATTCTTTTTAAGAATGTCGCCAACCGGCCGCTGCGCCACAGCCAATCTGCTCAATCTGCACAACTCTTCATCCGGACGGAACATGGCTGCATCAACGCCGGCAACCATTTTCATAACCGCGCCGTCTTTTATACCCGGGAATAATTTTTTGGCCGTATCCACAAACATCAGGTAGGCAAGGTAAGCGAGGTTCAGATACTCAAAGTGGTATTGCCACCCTAAAAATATCTGATTTACCAATGTATTGAACGCCGCCATCACTTCATACGCCGGGGTATATCCCTTTGTCACAGGGAAAATATCCTCATCCGGCACATACTTGGGCAGTTCTTCCGGCACCTTGACATTTTGCATATCCCTTCCGAGAGTCTGGAACTTCTCAAGCCATTTTTGCCATAACATATCGTAATTCTGCAGGACGTAGGGCAGCCTTTTCCCGAAAACCTCCGCCTTTTCTCCAATAACCTCGGGCGGCGGCGGTTCAACAGCCGATATATACATATAGCAGCCTAACATCCGCTGCTGCACCCCCTGGGCAGGAGGAATGCAGAAAACCCTCGTGGTATATTGGGAAAGAGAAATCTGCCATGCCTCATTGAAGATATCATCGAGCGGATACAGCGCTTCCGGATCATGGATCTTATCCTGATACCAGAAATGCCGCTTCTCCCAATCATCCCTATCCTTGCTGAATAAACGATGCGGCGGGTACATTTCCTCCCAACCTGCCATTGCCGGCGGGAACTTTACCTCTTCTGCATAAGGAAACTTTTTTTCTTCTGCCATAATAAACCCCTCCTTTTTATAAAAAATCGTTCCGGTCTCCTGAATTACACGCTACGCGGCCAGCATAATTGCCCCGTCTTCCCCCTCCTTCCCCGACTAATGGTCAGATAATTGTAATTTCCAATCATCAACATGCTGAAATGCTTATTCAACATCATCCATTGCGAAAAGGCCACGCATGCTTTATGACCCGTAAATGGCATCCGCGGAAAATCATCTTCTGTTGTTGTAAAGTGGCAGTTCTTGAGATGTGAGGATATCCCTCTATGGCCGGGCTTATATTATAGGGAAAATCCCCTTGTCAACGCTATTATTTTTATAATATCCATAAGATAAACTTATGAAATATGCACACCCGAACTGGACTTCCGGCAGGCCGTAACAGTTGCGCTGATATGCGTCTGCAAATTCCCGTCATCGGGCTCAGTGGGAGTCAACATCCTGAACGAAAAAAGCTCTTGACAAGGAGGAAAAATTTATCCATAAGTTTCGGCGTTGAGCTTATCCATGGCTATAAAATGATCATGCATTCAGCACCTACCAGGGAGAAAGCATTAGCGATTTCATCTGAGAACGCACCTCTCCACTTACCCGGAATTTACGGGAAATTGTTCACTGAATTATGCATGTTCTCATCATTCGTTGTCCAATATTGAAAATGTCATTAGTAATCAAGCGAAGCGACAGGAAAAGACAACCTATGTCAGAGCGGGGCTAAAGATGCAGGTCTAATCAATGCCATACAGTAGATAGCGGGCATGAATTTATCGTCCCCCTTGAACCTCAAATCATGGCGGCTTATGGAGCGGCCATCATAGCTGAAGAGAACGTTGCTTAAAATATAAAAAAGGAGAAAGCTAACATGAACGAGTTATTGCTGGATAGTCCAGGGGAAAAAATGCTGATGCTCGGCAATGAAGCCATTGTCCGGGGCGCAATCGAGGCGGGCGCGGCGGTTGCAACCTGCTACCCCGGAACCCCCTCTTCGGAGATCGGGGACACCTTTTTCAAAATCCAGAAGGAGTCCGGCATCTATTTCGAATACGCCATCAACGAAATGGTCGCCCTGGAGGTTGCCGCTGCGGCGGCCATCGCAGGGGTACGGGCGATGTGCAGCATGAAGCATGTCGGCGTGAATGTTGCCGCCGATTTTCTGATGTCGCTTGCCTACGAGGGGGTGAAGGGCGGCTTTGTCCTTGTCTCGGCAGACGACCCCTCCATGTTTTCCAGCCAAAACGAACAGGATAACCGCATGTACGGCAAGTTCTCCGGCCTGCCGGTTCTGGAGCCGTCCTCAATTGCCGAAGCCAAAGAGATGGCCCGCTATGCCTTTGATCTTTCCGAAATGCTTAAGGAACCGGTTATCCTGAGAACCACCACGCGCATTAACCATTCCACCGGGGTTATTTCGCTGGGGCCGATCGCCGGGAAAAATTCCCAGGGCTCTTTTCCGAAGGAACCCTTGCGAAACACTCTCATTCCGAGTGTTTCGACGAAATTGCACAAGCTCCTGCTCGCCAATTGGGAAAAGGCCGCCGGGGAATCCGACCAATCCCCGTACAACTTTGTTTCCGGCGAGGGCAAGTTGGGGATAATCACCAGCGGCGTAAGCTTCAATTATGTGAGCGACGCCCTGCAGGATCTCGCGCTGACATCACGCGTAAGCGTCCTGCGCATCGGTTTTTCCCATCCGCTGCCGGACAGGCTGATCAAGGATTTTATCGCCAAATGTGAGAAAATTCTGGTCGTTGAAGAGCTGGAACCCTATCTGGAAGAGGGGGTGAAGGTTAAAGCCCAGGAAATCGGCAGCGTCATCCCGATCAAAGGCAAGGGCGACGGTCTTTTTTCCCGGGCCTATGAATTCAGCCCCAGCATGGTGCGCAAGGTTATCGCTTCCTACTTTGGGGTAACGTGCCCGACGAAGGAGGCGGTAAACATCGACATCCCCAATATTCCCCAGCGGCCCCCCAACCTGTGCGCCGGCTGCCCCCATCGGGCAACCTATGCCGCAATGCGTCAGGCCTGCGGAGACGAACCGATTTACACAAACGATATCGGCTGTTACACGCTGGGGGTGCTTCCCCCCCTAAGCATGTCGGATTTGTCCGTCTGTATGGGGGCCAGCATCGGCATGGGCTCCGGCATGGGTACGGCAACGGGCAGAAAGGTCGTCTCCTTTATCGGGGACTCCACCTTCTTTCATGCGGGAATCCCGGGGCTGATAAACGCCCTGCATAACGGCCACAACCAGACGGTGGTCATCATGGACAACGGGACAACCTCGATGACCGGCTTTCAGCCTGATCCCGGCACAGCCATGGAAAATATGGGCTTCAACAACCTGAGCGTCTCGATCGAAGCCTTGGTGAACGGCATCGGGGTCAAGCATGTGACCGTCGTCAAACCGTTCAAGTTCAAAAAGACGGTGGAGCAAATCAAGGAGGCCATCGCCTTCCCGGGGCTTTCCGTAATCATTTCCCGCGAAATATGCCCCATGTACGAAAAGACCTTCAAAAAACAGGAAAAACGGTCATACTTTGTTGACCACAGCAAGTGCAAGAATCATCGGGTTTGCCTCAATACGCTGGCCTGCCCGGCTTTCTATCTGGAAGGGGAGCAGGTGGAAATTGATGAAGCAAGCTGCATCGGCTGTACGCTCTGCGTTCAGGTCTGCCCGGAAAATGCCATAAGACTCAAGAAGATAGGAGAATAATAATGGATATGATAAGAATTGTCATTGTTGCCGTGGGCGGCCAGGGGAACCTCCTTGCCTCTCACCTGTTGGGAGAAGCGGCCCTGGCGCACGAGGTGCCTGTGCAGATCAGCGAAATTCACGGGATGGCGCAAAGGGGCGGGGTTGTAGAATCCTCCATCCTGCTGGGCAAGGCGCAAAGCAATATAATCTCCCCGGGCGAAGCGGATATCCTCGTTGGCTTTGAACCGCTGGAAACCCTCAGAGCCATTGGAAAATGCAATAAAGATTCCATAGTCCTTTCCAACACCGCTCCTTTGCCCCCCTTCACCGTGGCAATCGGCATGGGCGTCTATCCGCCGGTTGAGGAAACGATGAACCTGATCGGGGCGCAGGTTAGGAAAAACATCGCCTTCGACGCCTCGAGTCTGGCTCGCCAGGCGGGAACCTTATTGAGTCTTAACATGGTGATGCTGGGCGCTCTGGCCGGAACCGGGCTAATCCCCATCTCGGCGGACATGCTGAAACAGACGATCAGCGAAAAAACAAAGAAGGCCTTTCTGGAAATGAACATAAAGGCCTTTGACCTGGGATATGCCGTAAGCGCCGGCGCTGTTCATTAACGACATATTATAAAATGCCGAGGCGGGCCTCACGCCCGCCTCTACTGATAAGGGAGGAACGACATTGAATCTTGCAACGTTTTCAGGATTGAACGCGAGTAAATTTCCGGAAAGAGAATTCATTATCGAGAGTTACCCTTCCCGGAATTTCCGGAGAAGCTTCACCTGGCGGCAGTACAACGGGCATGCCAACCGGATTGCCAATTACCTGCTGAAAAACTGCGGCATTAAAAAAGGCGACATCGTCCTGCACCTGATGATGAACTCGATAGAATGGCACGCAAGCTACATCGGGGTATTAAAGACAGGAACGACGGTGACCCCTTTGAACTTCCGCTTCGCGAGCGGCGATATCAAGTATGCCGCCGACGTCGCCAAATGCAAGGTCTTCATCTTCGATGAGGTTTTCCTGCCGAAAATTCAACCCATCATGAAGGAAATGGACTACTGCAAATATTTCATCTGCCTCGGCGACAACGTCCCCCCGGGGATGATCTCCTATCGGGAGATAGCGGAAAAGGGCGACAGCACGGAGATTTGCGTGGAGACGGCCGACGACGACATGGCGGAGCTGATGTTTACCTCCGGCACCACCGGGGCGCCGAAGCCGGTCTCCCATACCCATAAAAGCCTTTTCTTTACAGGGATAGGCAACGGCCTTTCCTTAAACGACGGATATTACAGCATTTATCTTACGCCTCATCCTTTCTACCACAGCGGTTCGCTCTTCCATTCCTTTCCCTCTTACATCGCCGCCGGCAAGATCCTGATGCCGATGGAGTTTAAACCGGAGTATTACATAAGAACCCTGGCTGAGGAGAAATGCACGGGGGGATTCAATACCGTTCCCACCTGGTCGGACCTGATTAATGCCATCAAGGCGGGAAAGATTGACCTCAAGGATTATGATCTTTCGGCATTGAAACATATAGAGCTGGGCGCCCAGCCGGTGCCCCACGTGCTTCTGGAAGATTCCAAGCGAATATTCCCCAAGATCAAGTTTGGCATTACCTATGGGATCACCGAAGGGGGCGGAGGGTTCACTGCCCTCTGCCAGGACGAGCATCTTTTGGAGAAGCCGGGCTCTATCGGCAAGGCTACCGCCTTTATGGAGATCAGAATCGTTGACAGCAACGACAAGGAGGTTTTGCCGGGGGTAATCGGCGAACTGCTCCTCAAGGGGCCCCGACTGATGAAGGAATACGCCTTCAACCCCGAGATGACGGCCAAGACCATTGTTGACGGCTGGCTCCATACCGGCGATCTGGCCTACAAGGACGAGGAGGGGTTCATTTTCTTTGCCGACCGGGCCAAGGATCTCATCATCCGGGGGGGGGAAAACATCTTTCCCGTCGAGATCGAGGATTTTCTGAGAAGGCATCCGAAGGTGCGGGACGTGGCAGTGATGGGCTTCCCCCATGTCCGGCTCGTGGAAATTGTCTTTGCCGTAATCGAGGCCAAGGAAGGCGAAACG comes from Syntrophobacterales bacterium and encodes:
- a CDS encoding Tm-1-like ATP-binding domain-containing protein; protein product: MTIAVIGMLDEREAGLALIKKTIEKRGHKIALIDISIGTGAIKSALKADVANEELARLGGTTVEAIAGMLAKERDKATSTVAAALGKKLMGMLAAGDLQGVIAVGGMTGTFISLSAMKMLPFGLPKLMISSVAAMPAYAKKLAEFFGVRDITVMHSVVDTVGLNPLVRNLMINGAGAICGMVESYEPRLKEGRPAIAITEFGFADKGAHYVRELLEDHFDIISFHATGMGEKAAGDLVGQGLFEAFIDLVPGGFSEYLLGGNRAAGPDRLDAGCRQGKPYILSPCGFDMISCGPIQRRDEKDPLWVSRKLAERKLLLQDSIRVQARTNPEEMKLIAEAVAEKLNRCPNPKLVKFVIPKRGFSSLSVAGGALFDPASDQTFIDELKKNLSSQIEVIEVDTHFNTPEFARAVVAALDQAIRDMEA
- the ppcB gene encoding phenylphosphate carboxylase subunit beta, with protein sequence MKDMRDFIALCEKEGILKRITAEVDWNLELSTIAKVNEEQGGPALLFENVKGYNTPVLMSAFGTTERLSLVMGMPIGSTLVDLMRKWVEKGGIKIPPRWVDKAPCKENILKGDDIDLFKFPVPKFYPLDGGRYYGTAHYIVSKDPDTGWVNLGTYRAQLLNKNHLGVQFIKGKHADIMLKKYAARKQSMPVASIIGSDPLLFLMGGARLSAFDSEYDLAGALREEPVEVIKGETVDLPIPAHAEIVVEGEVDPEAFMEEGPFGEYTGYYSGVGTDPRNFIKVNCITHRNNPIFWGTTVGKAVTDTHMTLSLTYGATLWQQLVAMRIPGLKAVYCPPEAAGRFIAIISVKQMYPGHADQVATAAISTEMGAYGLKTVIVVDDDIDPWDIPRVLYALAFRFQPNRSQVIKRGRSTPLDPSLPIDARWITGRLLIDATIPYEWKEKPIPVELDPDVLKKVKERWSELGLA
- a CDS encoding LysR family transcriptional regulator, coding for MLNFNQLRVFYHAARTLSFTLAAKELFITQPAVTAQVKSLEDCCGIKLFKRKGRGLCLTDEGKTLYVCALRVFEYEKEIENVIQDMRQLKRGVLRVGASKAYTLYAMPFLIHAFHLQHPLIKINVNEGNSTDLIQSLHDLQIEVGLIATPENRTDLTLIPFAREEIMLIMAPDHHLAKKECITLNDISQEPIIMKHGGSGTRRVLDRFFSEHQFSPNILMETSNDGLIIEMVKRGEGISFLVKPLLAAELENGQIVTAPIGGTKLWMNISIAYLRDQSLSKAAQAFIDMLVDMTPANTASTDITDIMSRLRAQPRYYPTTRD
- a CDS encoding Tm-1-like ATP-binding domain-containing protein; the encoded protein is MEEERVIAVIGTFDSKAEEHLFLRDAIQGRGFKTAMVHLGTKGPSSFKADYDLYADVIAPNPRKNISRDEAIELVIDHAGPLISKLHSQGRICGLISAGGGTGTYISTALMRQLPIGVPKVMVSTVASRDMAKTVGTKDITMIHSVVDILGVNSISGMILDMAAGAVCGMAARTWRPACAKPRIAMSFFGFVTRAAENIRGHLESQGYEVIPFHANGTGGTAMEELAAEGCFAGILDLATHELADELMGGYCKGIKPNRLMSNNGKGIPRLVIPGGLDCAVFEFTRETIPAEFAGRKLFFYDFRSAIRLDYQETGQIAAQLIEKLNAGKSLVKVLIPSRGWSEADGEACPLWDPEVSQSFVGAIRQGLRSDISLIESDRHINDPSFGRQAAEVMHGMVQQSVRI
- a CDS encoding PEP/pyruvate-binding domain-containing protein, which translates into the protein MAEKWSYWLKDVCQDHNDIIGKKCANLGELTRAGFNVPPGYALSVDAYSRFMKETDASKLVLKYLEDFKADPNDLAETLKYEKAAQDIREIVEGIKMPPDMEETVKSYYGELCKIAGCENIYVATRSAGPASHPGQYETYLNVSGADDVVANVVRVWSSTFNARSIIARARLNLPLHYDPIGVAVLTMVDAKAAGVMFTINPVNGDVLKVAIEGSFGFGEAVVSGNVTPDRYLVDKVSLEIEEKIISDKGSEFVYNPETREMEYAELPLEQRKAQCLEDREVIELTRIAKRVEAHFGCPQDTEWSISRSLPFPDNIFLVQARPESVWGKKKRGSVLGKKTGLELLLEKAVTPTKVNNVGI
- a CDS encoding PEP-utilizing enzyme, mobile region — its product is MAEEKKFPYAEEVKFPPAMAGWEEMYPPHRLFSKDRDDWEKRHFWYQDKIHDPEALYPLDDIFNEAWQISLSQYTTRVFCIPPAQGVQQRMLGCYMYISAVEPPPPEVIGEKAEVFGKRLPYVLQNYDMLWQKWLEKFQTLGRDMQNVKVPEELPKYVPDEDIFPVTKGYTPAYEVMAAFNTLVNQIFLGWQYHFEYLNLAYLAYLMFVDTAKKLFPGIKDGAVMKMVAGVDAAMFRPDEELCRLSRLAVAQRPVGDILKKNISADEKMKELQGTQEGRAWLEELEKIKDPWFFVSCASGWFHYEGSWVNKPDVPFSYMQSYVERLEKGEKIERSLKAIEKEREGLVEEYKKLIMAEDDRKSFEDAYNAVRTIYQFTENHIFWVENWFHTIWFDKVRKFGNLLVKYNVLKKTDDIFLFNRFEVPMLLEDMVTAWALGVGAPTRSKYWMEKAEKREKILAAAREWAPVPGLGVPPEEVSEPFTVMLWGITSDKVEEWLKGADLSANEIKGFASSSGVVEGPARVIKLSQNIVELKPGEILVCPSTNPSWAPVFTKIKAAVTDIGGLTCHASIVSREYGLPSVTGTGVATSIIKTGDILRVDGGNGIVTIVKRACG